Below is a window of Rhizobium jaguaris DNA.
CAGAGATACTGGTTCCAGGCATAGAGGAACATAATGGTGCCGAGCGCGGCCATATTGGTGCGCGACAGGGGCAGCAGGATATCGACGAAGAAGCGCAACGCGCCGGCGCCGTCCATGCGGGCAGCCTCCGTCAATTCGTCCGGCACTGTCAGGAAGAACTGGCGATAGAGAAACGTGCCCGTGGCGGTTGCGACGAGCGGCAGGATTAGGCCGGAATAGGTATTCAGCAATCCCAGGTTCAGCGACACTTGAACGCCGCTTACTTGCTGGATCAGCCAGCTTATGCCGGTGATGTCAAGAATTGCCTGAAAGGGCGACAGCACGTTGGCCGCCACCGCATAGGTCGGCACGATGCGAACTTCCAAGGGCAACATCAACGTGATGAAGACCGCCCAAAAGATCAGGCCTCTGCCGGGATAGCGGAAATAGACCAGCGAAAAAGCCGTCAGCGCCGAAATGATCACCTTGCCGGCAGCCACGCCGGCGCCCAGAATCAGGCTGTTGAGCAGTTGTGGCCCAAGATTAGCCGTCGTCCAGGCTGTTTTCATGTTGGCCCAAAAATCGCTGCCGGGGATCATCGACATGGGGACGTCGTTGACATCGGCAAGATTGTGCGAGGCGGCGATCGCGACGATGACGAACGGCGCGACTGCCACCACGAAGCCGATAAACAGGATGATATGGGTGAAAAAATCGAGTATGGGGGTACGTTCGACCATGGTCGCGCCTCAGCGGTAATGTACGCGCCGCTCGATGAAGCGGAACTGGAAGATGGTGAGCAGAATGATCAGCAACATCAGGATGATGCTCTGCGCGGCGGCGCCCGAATAATCGAGGCCTTTGAAGCCGTC
It encodes the following:
- a CDS encoding ABC transporter permease subunit gives rise to the protein MVERTPILDFFTHIILFIGFVVAVAPFVIVAIAASHNLADVNDVPMSMIPGSDFWANMKTAWTTANLGPQLLNSLILGAGVAAGKVIISALTAFSLVYFRYPGRGLIFWAVFITLMLPLEVRIVPTYAVAANVLSPFQAILDITGISWLIQQVSGVQVSLNLGLLNTYSGLILPLVATATGTFLYRQFFLTVPDELTEAARMDGAGALRFFVDILLPLSRTNMAALGTIMFLYAWNQYLWPLLVTTDPAFSTAVVGLKSLIPNEGGIPEWNIAMAGTLITMLPPLAVVVLMQRWFVRGLIVPEK